The DNA region aagaaagaaagaaagaaagaaaaagaaagaaaacccAAGTAACCAAGTTCGTTCCTTTTCTTCAATTCCATCTTCTCTCATCCATCCATCCATAAACACAACCACATTCCTTCTTTGTTTCTTCCTTTTCTTCAATCAAGAGATCCCCTTCTCCATCGATTCAATACATGCGTACAAGAATTCGATTCCCCTTTTAATTTCTTCAATAACAATGTCGCATTCAGGAAAACCCACAAAGGGTCTAGGGTTAGATGAAATCTCTGACAAATTACGCGATTCCTTCATCTCCGATAAAGACGATAGCAAACCCAACAACCTCCGACAACCCAATCATGGTTCGCCGGTGTCTCCGTTGCTCAACCGTCAGAGCACTACCGACGCGACAACAACAAGCAGCAGCAGTTCGAGTTCGTCCGGATCGGTTTCAGGACGAAATGCACCTCCGAATAGATCATCCAACCAATCCGCCGGCGGCGGCGGCATATCTGGCTCTGCTGGAAGCTCCCCAGTATCTGGAAACGCTGGCTCTGCTGGAAGCTCACCGGTGTCCGGTCACGCTGGCTCGTTTCGTGGACGACGAACCGGCGGCAATGTAAGATCGCAATCAGCAAACTCTTTCAATTTCCGTGGTGGTAGCACCGCTACTTCTCCTCCACTCAATGCCCTTCCGACCGGTAACATCTGTCCATCGGGAATCACGAAAACGGGAATGGCGAGTAAAAATACCAAGTCTGATGTATTGGGTTCTGGAACAGTCAATTACGGCCACGGAAGTATAATACGGGGAAGGCCCGCCGCGAAAAAGGTAGACGGAACCACCAATAAACTGTCTTATCCCGGCGGTGATTCTACAAAACCTCTTACGCCTTATTCTAACGCCGATGAGCTTAAACGAGAAGGGAATGCACAGTTCAGAAGTGGTCATTTAACAGATGCATTGAGTTCTTACGACAGAGGAATTTCATTAGCGCCTAGAAATCCAACTTTCAGATTTAACAAAGGTGTTGCATTGACGGGTCTCAATCGTCTGGCTGAAGCCGTGAAGGAATTTGAAGAATCCATCAAATTGGATCCTGATTATGCCAAAGCCCATTATCGATTAGGATCTATCCTTCTACGGTGAGTTGCTGAATCCATCAACTGAACTTGACATTTCTTTGTAAAATCAATCATTTAATCTTTCTTCCTTCCATTCTTTAGGCTAGGACATGTTGAAAGTGCAAGAAGGCACCTTACATTTCCAGGGCAAGAACGAGATGTGAATGAGATTAGAAAATTACAATCAATAGAGATGCATTTGAACAAATGCAGAGATGCTCGTAAGGTTAAGGATTGGAATGGGGCCTCTAACGAAAGCGATGCTGCCATTGCTTCCGGGGCAGATGCTTGTATTCAGGTAAATAAAACCCTTGTTCATGAATTATTTGGATATCGAAATTATTGTTATTGAAGAATCGATTGATCTTGTTCACAGCTAGAAGCATGCAAAGCAGAAGCCTCTCTAAAGCTTCAACATCTAAACTATGCAAACACATGGTTACCCTGTATTCCAGATTTCGATTACTCGACAGATTCTTGTTCCCAATCCAAATTCTTCGGTATGTTTGCTGAAGCATATCTCTATTTCGTCCGAGCCCAGATTGAAATGGCACTGGGGAG from Impatiens glandulifera chromosome 5, dImpGla2.1, whole genome shotgun sequence includes:
- the LOC124940414 gene encoding TPR repeat-containing thioredoxin TTL1-like, producing MSHSGKPTKGLGLDEISDKLRDSFISDKDDSKPNNLRQPNHGSPVSPLLNRQSTTDATTTSSSSSSSSGSVSGRNAPPNRSSNQSAGGGGISGSAGSSPVSGNAGSAGSSPVSGHAGSFRGRRTGGNVRSQSANSFNFRGGSTATSPPLNALPTGNICPSGITKTGMASKNTKSDVLGSGTVNYGHGSIIRGRPAAKKVDGTTNKLSYPGGDSTKPLTPYSNADELKREGNAQFRSGHLTDALSSYDRGISLAPRNPTFRFNKGVALTGLNRLAEAVKEFEESIKLDPDYAKAHYRLGSILLRLGHVESARRHLTFPGQERDVNEIRKLQSIEMHLNKCRDARKVKDWNGASNESDAAIASGADACIQLEACKAEASLKLQHLNYANTWLPCIPDFDYSTDSCSQSKFFGMFAEAYLYFVRAQIEMALGRFENAVTAAEKAAEIDPENGEVSFLATSIRAVSGARTRGNSLFKLERFVEASAAYGEGIGIEPNNSVLYSNRAACWFKLGMWERSLDDCNRALSIQPNYTKALLRRASSYCKLERWAEAVKDYEILHEEFQNDSEVTESLFTAQFELRKSLGKGGEDEEEDRVKVVSSLEQFMDVITLKSSSSPAGVSLVYFTKQSNQNCQEISLYFHTLSERYPSVKFVKVDVEETPEVATAENVRIVPAINIYKNGCRMKETISPSPELLESWLLHYT